In one window of Lewinella sp. 4G2 DNA:
- a CDS encoding YeeE/YedE family protein, with translation MLSLLKGSWHWSVSGLLIAGVMFALLYAGKQFGVSSNLRTMCTLAGAGKHSDFFRFDWKAQRWNLLFIAGAVIGGFIASTILANPEPVAISTATETYLSSLGIDAPSTGAQGTGYVPHELFSLAEINWLTLVLLVLGGFLIGFGTRWAGGCTSGHAISGLSNLQVPSLIAVVGFFAGGLLMTWLILPQLLNLVA, from the coding sequence ATGCTTTCACTCCTAAAGGGTTCCTGGCACTGGTCCGTCAGCGGGCTACTGATTGCCGGCGTAATGTTCGCACTCCTCTACGCCGGTAAGCAGTTTGGCGTTAGTTCTAATCTCCGCACGATGTGTACGCTGGCCGGTGCCGGGAAGCACAGCGACTTCTTCCGGTTCGATTGGAAAGCGCAACGTTGGAACCTACTTTTCATCGCCGGTGCGGTGATTGGCGGCTTCATCGCTTCCACCATCCTGGCTAACCCGGAGCCCGTTGCCATCTCTACGGCTACGGAAACCTACCTGTCATCATTGGGGATCGACGCCCCATCAACTGGTGCGCAGGGAACGGGGTACGTCCCCCACGAACTCTTTAGCCTGGCGGAAATAAATTGGCTTACGCTGGTCCTGTTAGTGCTCGGTGGTTTTTTGATCGGTTTCGGTACCCGTTGGGCGGGAGGATGTACGAGTGGCCACGCCATTAGTGGGCTATCCAATTTGCAAGTCCCGAGCCTTATCGCCGTCGTAGGATTCTTCGCCGGCGGTTTACTGATGACCTGGTTGATCCTTCCTCAATTACTCAACCTGGTCGCTTAG